One Zingiber officinale cultivar Zhangliang chromosome 10B, Zo_v1.1, whole genome shotgun sequence genomic window, gataaattagaaaaaaaaaactaatattaATTGAATTAAAGTGTCTGCCTGATTGACATGGCGCCCAAGAGGAGCTGGAAAATGACAGCGAAAGAAAAGCCATGTACTCTGTATCTGAGCTCACATCAGACAAATAGCTTTGTAAGTTCAATGAATCATGTCCACACAAGTATTCTCTCTTGAACCATTCAAAGTCTTATAGATTGTatatttcagaaaaaaaaaaagtcaatgtCCCATGATACGGTGGTGATATAGATGACCTAAAAAACTGGATCACAGTAACCAGGATCGACTGATATAGAGGTGAAAGTTAAATAGCTAAAATTATAGACTCAGATGAATCTGAAGACTACGGACCGAGTAGGGTTGGCCGAGTGAGATCATAATGCTGGTTGAATATGAAGGGCGACTAAATTGTCCAATCGCAATCCTCTGTAACTTACGAATGAGATTGAGAGTCAAATATTAAGTTATCCGATTCATCGTCCTTGTCGATCGGACCTAAGGGCCGAGTGTACACAGTGCATCTCTTTGATAACATGAAAACTGAGTCAAGAACATGCCAATATCTACACTCTGTACGGCCGAGCTAGCGATATATTGGTCAAGTGACCATCGGTCGGCAAAGCATTGATTTGAGTATCAAAAGATCAACGCCAAAGATGTAATACTAACGCTTTTAATTTTACAAGATAACACGGAGTTTTCGACGAATTAACAATAAAGTCATGTTTCAACTTCTTACGTTTATCGATATTGGATaagactaaaattttaatttatattagattttagaaaactccgcccatgatgaccggtcatggccggtcccaagcccagataaaggaggagggttgcgttaggttgccagccagcgtcaaactatgacaaatatttcatgaatgaatccattaaactattgtgctaatgctaggttgttccccggaaggaacgcgttgcagggtccgactgtaacgtctcggcaaggaccgctacatctccataactcgggtgtagtgataaatatgcaagagttcgcgttacagggtccaactgtaacgtctcagcaaggatcgctacatctccatgagaacttgggtgtagtgttaaataggcaagagttctcacaccatatgttagataagaacaaatatgataggaaaactaataatctaagatttggaacatggaacataggaactctcactggtaaatcaatggaggtagtagatatgatgattaggagaaaaattaatattttgacaaaatggacaggtgagaaggcaaagatgatagagaactcgggttttaagttatggtacacgggaaagagtaaaacaagaaatggagtgggtattattgtagatagtttgttaaaggatgaagttgtaggagtagttagaaaaggggatagaattataacccttaagataatagtggcgaaagaaactatgaacataattagtgtatatgcaccacaagtagaattagatgaagctaccaaattaaggttttgggaggacttagataaaatattacaaaatattccaccaaatgaaaggattttaataggaggtgatctaaatgggcatgtcggagtaaaaaataaggaatatgagagagtacatgggagttatgggtttagaacgaggaatgaggaagggaaaactatattagattttgcgatagcatatgaccttatattagctaatacgttttttaaaaaaagagaagaacacttagtcacattcaaaagcggGAATAATatatcgcaaattgactttcttatggttaggaagaaggatagaaagatttgtaaagattgcaaagtcatccctggagaaagcttaactacccaacatagggtagtagtgttggatatacgcctcaaacatagtatcaatagaaagaaaatatatacaattcctagaattaagtggtggaagttaaaagatgggaaacaacatatatttaaagagaaggtagaagtacaagcattaggtgaaatatacgatgactctaatacaacatgggataagatggtatcaaagttgaaaatagtagctaagagtgtcctcggtgagtcaaaggggcatgcaccgctaagtaaagaattttgatggtggaatgagaaagtacaagagaaagtgaaggaaaaacgaataacttataaggaattatatatttgtaagaacgaggaaaatttaaaaaaatatacaataaccaagaaagaagctaagaaagtagtgagtgaagcaaaaaatgaaacttttgaacggttatattaaaaattggacacaaaagaaggggaaaaagacatATATAGAATAGCTATagggagagaaagaaaaacaagagatcttagccaaataaaatgtattaaagatgaatgtaatagggtattagtaagcgatggagaaataaaagagcggtggaagaggtattttcatcaactttttaatgaaggtttaggagacaaacttaacttaggtaatttaattaggtcaaatgagcatcgaaattttaatttttatcgtagaattcaaacttcagaagtaaaacaagctttaaatgagatgcacaatggaaaagccgttggaccagatgatattccgatagaggtatggaagtccttagggaaacaaggtattgaatgacttacaaaattatttaacatgatattgaaaacgaaaaaaatgcctgatcaatggaggataagtactctagttcccttatataagaataagggagacgtacaaaattgtgcaaactataggggtattaaactaatgagtcatattatgaaactttgggaaaaagtaataaaaaaaagattaaggaaggagaccatagtgacagaaaatcaatttggattcatgcctggaaggtcgacaatagaagctatacatcttcttagacaattaattgaaaaatatcgggagcaaaaacaagatctacacatggtattcattgacttagaaaaggcatatgatagagtcccaagagaaattatatggagaattttagaaaagagaggtgttagcgtaacatatattgaactaattaaggatatgtatgaggatgtaacgaccagagttaAGACTTCAAGTggagtaactgaaacatttccaataaagatagggttacatcaaggatcaactctaagtccctatctttttacattaattatggatgaactcactgcacacatttaagacacagtaccgtggtgcatgttgtttgcagatgatattattttggtagatgagacacgtgaaggagtaaatgctaagctagaatcttggaggaaaacactagaagggaaagattttaagcttagtagattaaagacggaatatatgaaatttaagtttagcaatattagaagtaatgaaacaattgttaagatatgagaggacgagttgcctggaaccgagagatttaaatatttaggattatttttacaaaatgatggagggattgagagagatgtcttacatataatacaagcaggatgggtgaaatggaggagagcgtcgagtgttttatgtgaccgtaaagtacctcttaaacttaaaggtaaattctataaaatcgcagttagacctgctatgatatatggagctgaatgtttggctatgactcgagcacatgagcagaagatgagagttgcagagatgaggatgttaaggtggatgtgtggatatacgaggatggacaaaataagaaatgagagtattagagaaaaagtaggagttgcatctattgaggaaaaactcagagagacacgtttaggatgatatgaatatttacttagacgaccaataaatgctccagttaggcgatgtgaaactatgataaacatacatataaaacgaggaagaggaagcccaaaaaagacttggttagcaataataaaacaagataaaatttatttaaatatagatgatgatataataggagatagagctcaatgacgtaaaaggattcatacagccgaccccacctagttaGAAAagatttggttgttgttgtattagaTTTTAGAAAGTTTTAGAATAGTGTAATAAACTTTTTGTAATAACTCACGACCACTAACGAATATGAGCGAGCTCGACTCAGGGGCAATGTGCAGTCATGAGCCTACCTCACATAGGCCGCGAGGGAGCTCGCAATCTCGAGTGAACTCAAAACTGCTGGCCCCTTCTACGAGGTCGCACGCAATTGTGACTTGTCAGGTTCCATGAGGAGGCAATTGTGAGGTTACTCGTGCCAATTCCGTCACAACCTCTTGGAATCTGCtggtttttttttctctctgtttttttctttttgtttttccccTTCAAGGATATCCAAATCTCAGCCCTCAGCCCTCAGCCTAAACAAAGCAAACGAATGAAGTAACAACGTCAGCGAATCTGGCCTTCCGTTTCTCGATCGAGCCGGCCAGCCGCCGTGCGTCATTGAGGCACGTGACATTTCGATCATGGGGTCACGCAAGCCCCGTCCAATAGAACTACCCCATCCAATAAATGCCCGGCGAGTCCAACGTTCAACTACCGACCAAAAACAGAGCAAAACAGAGCAAAGGGACCTGCTCCGCTCCTTTCCTCAAATCTCAATGGATTCTCCCCAGTCTCTCTACTTGCCTTTATCCGACTCCTCGTCGGCATCGGAGACGGGCTCGCAGGAGAACTACCCCTGCACCAGAGCATGCGTAGAAGGTCTCCCTCTTCCCTTCGACACCAACGACGCCGCAGAGATGCAATTGCTCGACATGCTTATCAGCATCTCTTCTTCAACAACTGCGACGAGCAGCGGCGGACTCGGAGACGTCGAATCATTGCAGAGAAGCCAATTCGAGACGACAGCGCCAGTGAACGCGGGAGAGAAAAGCTACCGCGGGGTGCGGAAGCGGCCGTGGGGGAAGTTCGCGGCTGAGATCCGCGACTCGACGCAAAAAGGGGTGAGGGTGTGGCTGGGCACCTTTGACAGCGCCGAAGCCGCCGCCTTGACGTACGACCAGGCCGCGTGGGCGATGCGGGGGCCAGCGGCGGTGCTCAACTTCCCGGCGGAGCGCGTCCGGGAGTCGCTACACGGGCTGGGGATCGACTTTGGGGGATCCCCCGTGCTGGCCCTCAAAAAGAGGCACCGCATCAGGCGGCGATCGCCGGCGAAGCAGCGTAAGGCCAGGGATTCCACCGGCAGCGGCGGCTGCAGAAGCAGCAGTGGCACGGAGAGCGTGGTGGAGTTGGAGGACTTGGGAGCAGAGTATCTGGAGGAGCTACTGAGCCTCTCCGAGCTTGCGAGCCCACAGTGACGTCGCCAAGCAATGCATTATCCACTAGATTGATAGATGACTGATAGATATCAGTTGACAGGTTGGAGGGAAGAGATGGCTTGTTGCTTTGTCCGAATCCACGATGCGTGTATCCAAATATTTGTCGTTAACAATTGTGAATGCTTCGGGTAGAATTCCATCATCACGTTACGTTACGTGACGTGAGCCTTCAAAAGTATATATGGTCAtaaatatttctattttatttttgttcatgTTAGTCTTC contains:
- the LOC122030090 gene encoding ethylene-response factor C3-like, which encodes MGSRKPRPIELPHPINARRVQRSTTDQKQSKTEQRDLLRSFPQISMDSPQSLYLPLSDSSSASETGSQENYPCTRACVEGLPLPFDTNDAAEMQLLDMLISISSSTTATSSGGLGDVESLQRSQFETTAPVNAGEKSYRGVRKRPWGKFAAEIRDSTQKGVRVWLGTFDSAEAAALTYDQAAWAMRGPAAVLNFPAERVRESLHGLGIDFGGSPVLALKKRHRIRRRSPAKQRKARDSTGSGGCRSSSGTESVVELEDLGAEYLEELLSLSELASPQ